The Desulfoscipio gibsoniae DSM 7213 genome contains a region encoding:
- a CDS encoding methyltetrahydrofolate cobalamin methyltransferase gives MLIIGELINTSRKIINEAVEKKDADYIKKIAQDEVAAGANYIDVNCGTMVFDEVETMEWLVNTVQEAVQVPLCIDSPNPLAIEAGLALARYGQPLVNSITGEKERYEQIFPMVLKYKTKVVALCMDDSGMPETAEDRMKVAVNLYENLTKAGVPEDDIYFDPLVKPVSTGDKAGLEVLETVRLISEKYPNVHKVCGLSNVSFGLPNRKILNQLFMVQTMTVGMDSYILNPLDKSMMGFVHAGQTLLGKDTYCTNYLTAHRNGLYES, from the coding sequence ATGTTGATCATAGGAGAGCTTATTAATACGAGTAGAAAGATCATTAATGAAGCAGTTGAAAAAAAAGATGCTGATTATATTAAGAAAATTGCACAAGATGAAGTTGCGGCAGGGGCTAACTATATTGATGTGAACTGCGGAACAATGGTTTTTGATGAGGTTGAAACCATGGAATGGCTTGTTAATACTGTCCAGGAGGCTGTACAAGTACCACTATGTATTGACAGTCCAAATCCTTTAGCTATTGAAGCTGGATTGGCATTAGCTCGCTACGGGCAGCCCCTTGTTAATTCGATTACTGGTGAAAAGGAACGTTATGAACAAATTTTCCCTATGGTCTTGAAATATAAGACTAAAGTTGTTGCTTTGTGTATGGATGACAGTGGCATGCCTGAAACGGCTGAGGATAGAATGAAAGTGGCCGTTAATCTGTATGAAAATTTAACTAAGGCAGGTGTTCCTGAGGATGATATATACTTTGATCCGCTAGTGAAACCTGTAAGTACCGGTGATAAGGCAGGACTTGAAGTTCTTGAAACGGTCAGACTAATTTCCGAAAAATATCCCAATGTTCACAAAGTATGTGGCTTGAGTAATGTTTCATTCGGGCTTCCAAATCGAAAAATTCTTAATCAGTTGTTTATGGTTCAAACTATGACAGTAGGTATGGACAGTTACATTCTTAATCCTTTGGATAAAAGTATGATGGGATTTGTTCATGCCGGTCAGACCCTTTTAGGTAAAGATACTTATTGTACCAACTACTTAACTGCACATCGCAATGGATTATATGAATCCTAA
- the pylSn gene encoding pyrrolysine--tRNA(Pyl) ligase small subunit produces MTDKKQAKKKYYRKRVDFLLLLAKIKLWPSRNGTLHGIKEMETKGEYAYITTHCEKKILVHNSKNGRAARWIRNKWVVGSCKDCKIPDWKLNKFSSTFFKQHYGSQLYSKQSVSLKLMK; encoded by the coding sequence ATGACAGATAAAAAACAAGCCAAAAAAAAATATTACCGGAAACGAGTGGATTTTTTACTTTTGTTAGCTAAGATAAAACTTTGGCCTTCAAGAAATGGAACTTTGCACGGAATTAAAGAGATGGAAACAAAGGGTGAGTATGCTTATATCACAACACATTGCGAAAAAAAGATATTAGTGCATAACTCAAAAAATGGAAGAGCAGCACGCTGGATTCGCAATAAATGGGTTGTTGGTTCCTGCAAAGATTGCAAAATACCTGACTGGAAGCTTAATAAATTTTCCTCTACCTTTTTTAAGCAGCATTATGGTTCTCAGCTTTATTCAAAACAGTCAGTAAGCTTAAAGTTGATGAAATGA
- the pylC gene encoding 3-methylornithine--L-lysine ligase PylC, with the protein MKIAVVGGKLQGIEATYLAHKAGWEVIVLDKNRNSPASELCDQFLSVDILHNSDVLSDICQKVDLVIPAIEDQTVLSLLNQITLRTGCPVAFNSEAYEISSSKKKSDELFAKYHIPFPTYWPNCELPVIIKPSSLSGSQGVKKVYDPFEFEHLLTQKDYNESWIIQEFLEGPSYSLEVMAFNGIPVTFQVTDLAMDAGYDCKRVSAPTVLDDTLEKNFRKMASRLARLLNLKGIMDVEVIEHHGVLKVLEIDARLPSQTPTVVYKSTGINMLESLYDVWVKQQTPIVNVVDPGNEYAVIYEHVWVRDDRIETIGEHIMGGSGPLYLTEDFFGADEALTNYSVGIRQWVATLIITGNTRWEAWQKRCDVIANIMKHCQLNLYLDPFPNN; encoded by the coding sequence ATGAAAATTGCAGTTGTTGGCGGGAAGTTACAAGGAATTGAGGCAACCTATCTGGCACATAAAGCAGGATGGGAAGTTATTGTACTTGATAAAAACAGGAACTCCCCAGCAAGTGAGTTATGTGATCAATTTTTATCCGTCGATATTTTGCATAACTCGGATGTACTGTCAGATATTTGTCAGAAAGTAGATTTAGTTATTCCAGCTATAGAAGATCAAACGGTTTTATCACTATTAAACCAGATAACATTACGTACAGGGTGTCCAGTAGCCTTTAACAGTGAGGCTTATGAGATTTCGTCATCTAAAAAAAAATCTGATGAACTTTTTGCAAAATATCACATTCCATTTCCTACCTACTGGCCAAATTGTGAACTGCCGGTAATTATAAAACCATCTTCGCTTAGTGGTAGTCAAGGGGTAAAAAAAGTTTATGATCCATTTGAATTTGAGCATTTGCTCACGCAAAAGGATTATAACGAAAGCTGGATTATTCAAGAATTTCTGGAGGGTCCGTCCTATTCACTGGAAGTTATGGCTTTTAACGGAATTCCCGTGACTTTTCAGGTGACTGATTTGGCAATGGATGCAGGATATGATTGCAAAAGAGTTTCTGCCCCAACGGTATTAGATGACACTCTTGAAAAAAACTTTCGGAAAATGGCATCACGGCTCGCCCGCCTGCTTAATCTAAAAGGAATTATGGATGTGGAGGTTATTGAACACCATGGAGTACTTAAAGTACTGGAAATTGATGCCCGTTTACCGAGCCAGACACCTACTGTAGTTTATAAATCAACTGGTATTAACATGTTGGAGAGTTTATATGATGTTTGGGTTAAACAGCAAACCCCAATCGTGAATGTTGTTGATCCTGGTAATGAGTACGCTGTGATTTACGAACATGTTTGGGTCAGAGATGACCGGATCGAAACTATAGGTGAGCATATTATGGGTGGATCCGGTCCTTTATATTTAACGGAAGACTTTTTTGGCGCAGATGAAGCGCTGACCAATTATTCGGTTGGGATTAGGCAATGGGTAGCTACGTTGATTATTACTGGCAATACACGTTGGGAAGCTTGGCAAAAACGTTGTGATGTTATTGCTAACATTATGAAGCATTGTCAATTGAATTTATATCTTGATCCCTTTCCGAACAATTAA
- the pylB gene encoding methylornithine synthase PylB: MIKTIRCQISLNDILDKALNGFVLSREEVIFLLKLSRKQDLKELFRVARLIREKHFSNKIFLYGFIYFSTWCRNDCSFCFYRRTNSLPHRYRKSPEEILQAAVSLANSGVHLIDLTMGEDPYFRDRKGVAELAHIVREVKRLTNLHVMISPGVASEKMLQEVMKAGADWYACYQETHNRNLFTKLRLSQSYDLRYHSKKTALELGMLAEEGIMVGVGESWSDIATSLEKMNMLGAQQVRVMSFVPQDGSAMSEWPTPNRQVELKVIAILRLLFHDRLIPASLDVDGIEGLQARLNAGANVITSLIPPYMGLAGVAQSTKDINQGARTVKGILPVLKDLDLKAASKKEYKNWVLNKRSSLTIHCMSEIGG, from the coding sequence GTGATCAAAACAATTAGGTGCCAAATTAGTTTAAACGATATTCTGGATAAGGCTTTAAACGGTTTTGTATTGTCCAGGGAAGAAGTTATTTTTTTACTTAAGTTATCTAGGAAGCAAGACTTAAAGGAACTTTTCCGGGTTGCCCGGTTGATTAGAGAAAAACATTTTTCTAACAAAATATTTTTATATGGGTTTATATATTTTTCAACTTGGTGTCGTAATGATTGCTCCTTCTGCTTTTATCGGCGTACAAATTCTCTTCCTCATCGATACCGGAAATCCCCGGAAGAAATTTTGCAAGCCGCAGTGAGTTTAGCTAATTCAGGAGTACACCTGATAGATCTCACCATGGGTGAAGATCCTTACTTTAGGGATCGGAAAGGAGTTGCAGAGTTAGCCCATATTGTCCGAGAAGTTAAACGGTTAACCAATTTGCATGTGATGATATCGCCTGGAGTTGCTTCAGAAAAAATGTTACAAGAGGTAATGAAAGCAGGAGCTGATTGGTATGCTTGCTATCAAGAAACTCATAACAGGAACCTTTTTACTAAACTTCGACTGAGCCAAAGTTATGACCTGCGTTATCATAGTAAAAAAACGGCACTTGAATTGGGAATGCTGGCTGAAGAGGGAATCATGGTCGGAGTCGGAGAGTCTTGGTCAGATATAGCGACTTCTCTAGAAAAGATGAATATGCTTGGGGCTCAACAGGTCAGAGTTATGAGTTTTGTACCTCAAGATGGAAGTGCCATGAGTGAGTGGCCTACACCAAACCGTCAGGTTGAACTAAAAGTGATTGCAATATTGCGTTTGCTGTTCCATGACCGCTTAATTCCGGCTTCATTAGATGTTGACGGTATAGAAGGTCTACAGGCCAGATTAAATGCAGGAGCCAATGTTATTACTTCGTTAATTCCTCCGTACATGGGTCTTGCCGGCGTTGCCCAAAGTACTAAAGATATTAACCAAGGAGCACGTACAGTTAAAGGGATATTACCTGTATTGAAGGATCTTGATTTAAAAGCTGCATCAAAAAAAGAATATAAAAATTGGGTATTGAACAAACGGAGCAGTTTAACGATTCATTGCATGAGCGAAATTGGTGGCTGA
- a CDS encoding cobalamin-dependent protein (Presence of a B(12) (cobalamin)-binding domain implies dependence on cobalamin itself, in one of its several forms, or in some unusual lineages, dependence on a cobalamin-like analog.) yields the protein MIEKAFEVNADIIGTSALLTTTLIYQKNLEDELKKNGLKDRFKTMVGGAPATQRWADRIGADAYAEDAAEAVTKALRLLNK from the coding sequence ATTATTGAAAAGGCTTTCGAAGTTAATGCAGATATTATCGGAACCAGTGCCTTGTTAACTACGACATTGATATATCAAAAGAACCTTGAAGATGAACTGAAGAAGAATGGTCTTAAAGACAGGTTTAAAACAATGGTAGGCGGAGCTCCTGCAACTCAACGCTGGGCTGACCGTATTGGGGCCGATGCGTATGCTGAAGATGCTGCCGAAGCAGTAACCAAGGCGTTAAGATTACTGAATAAATAA
- a CDS encoding uroporphyrinogen decarboxylase family protein, which produces MKNLLCLLKEKKTSRVLRGELWISGTVLDELGLERKQDSIVTISREIDANLCFLSYTNPIQQLSVESKEMEINIKKAHALELFCGVTVDGPFERTVKEHGFEETMKLFFNEKHLNSQLEKHTAATAFELAAAEKAGADLLILCDDIAYTQGLYFSPQKFKSNILPLYQKLRNLVKETVMGFHSDGNVESILNLLLDHGYTMFSLEPEAMDLVTLSRVLPSNIALMSGIKSDWLMNSGFNLHQNKKEILIYIEELSKGCGLILSSLCGLSNTASLNQLKLLYRLLNENC; this is translated from the coding sequence GTGAAAAATTTACTGTGCTTGTTAAAAGAAAAAAAGACATCCAGAGTTCTCCGTGGTGAACTCTGGATATCAGGTACCGTATTAGATGAACTGGGTCTTGAAAGAAAGCAGGATTCTATAGTTACTATCAGCCGCGAGATTGATGCTAACCTATGCTTTTTAAGCTACACCAATCCAATTCAGCAGCTTTCGGTTGAGTCAAAGGAAATGGAAATTAACATTAAAAAAGCCCACGCTTTAGAATTGTTTTGCGGAGTCACTGTAGATGGTCCCTTTGAACGTACGGTTAAAGAACATGGTTTTGAAGAAACTATGAAACTGTTTTTTAATGAAAAACACCTGAATAGTCAACTTGAAAAACACACAGCAGCAACTGCTTTTGAACTGGCCGCAGCTGAAAAAGCGGGTGCCGACCTGTTGATTCTATGTGATGATATAGCTTATACCCAGGGGCTATATTTTTCGCCTCAAAAGTTTAAAAGCAATATATTGCCGCTTTACCAAAAACTGAGGAATTTAGTAAAAGAAACAGTTATGGGTTTTCATTCTGATGGCAACGTTGAATCAATATTAAATTTACTGCTAGACCATGGGTATACTATGTTTTCCCTGGAGCCGGAAGCTATGGATTTAGTCACTTTAAGCCGAGTTCTTCCATCAAACATCGCTCTGATGTCCGGTATAAAATCAGATTGGTTAATGAATTCGGGCTTTAATCTTCACCAAAATAAAAAAGAAATATTGATTTATATCGAAGAACTGTCTAAAGGTTGCGGTTTGATTCTGTCTTCTTTATGCGGTCTTAGCAATACTGCAAGTCTAAATCAATTAAAGCTTTTATACCGCTTGTTAAACGAAAACTGCTGA